In a genomic window of Rhopalosiphum maidis isolate BTI-1 chromosome 4, ASM367621v3, whole genome shotgun sequence:
- the LOC113557170 gene encoding myosin-IIIb-like isoform X1 — MSYVDVLQSSDTEMDYYRMCQRFGLNSVPSPDGRFTIDELIGEGTYGEVFRAKDTTTGEFVAIKILEDIAGNEEEIEDEYLALRDLSLHPNIPSFHGIYFVKGSKQLNDQLWFVMELCQGGSVTDLVHGLKSQGKQLTEDQIAYILHETLQALAFLHRNHCMHRDVKGHNILLTEDGQVKLVDFGVSSHLGATMGRRDTSVGTPYWMAPEVIACEQQRDSSYDSRCDVWSLGITAIELATGDPPLSGLHPMRALFQIPREPPPVLPLSARPDAPKLTHFVSRCLIKDFEQRPTTAILIHDPFIIHGSKCIHRVREELRAEIRYQREVSGRVQKHPDVTTKHGKLKSKRKNPPTTIYVDDLAALDSLSEERIVNQLKKRYQMNFIYTYIGDILLAINPFTPLPLYTSAEQKKYCNQMRAAYPPHIFAIADSAYQFMLHEKANQSIVISGESGAGKTESGNLLLKQLVYLGKAPNRNLEQRILQMNPIMEAFGNARTGINNNSSRFGKFLELSMTKSGQLTGARVSVYLLEQSRVIQQANRESNFHAFYYIYDGLEHDKRLKEFHLDRELRQMHSYLPSDRQDNKTKQNNVDKFAQLKNAFEQVGFKDEEVNSIYCILAAILHLGDIEFGEIITDNNTDNKSTVIDLTPIHRTSCLLDIESSDLLECLSVNSVVTRGEIIQRNNSVSEAVATRDAIARALYSRLFDWLVNSINSLLSFYNTREEYNVIGILDIFGFENFTYNSFEQLCINIANEQLQYFFNQHVFALEQAEYESEGVPVQHVGFCDNRPVLDMLVSRPMGLLALLDEESRFPRATDRSLVEKFHCNIKCNYYVRPKSNALQFEVKHFAGNVTYQASGMLEKNRHLLAIEAIQVLRKSSNKTVRALFQSPVTKTGNLYSQDSSTGLVGLASQSRGQQTAATYFRHSLAELLHRMGCNNSGVSLPRFVRCIKPNDQRQPKQFDPLKVVAQLRCSGVMETIRIRRNGYSHRLLFKDFISRYAILGFRLYEKVPPTRDNCRHLLVKLKLDGWAIGKTKVFLKYYHIEHLTKLHEKQLRHIVFVQSCVRRWLAMKHYREALLAKQMSWGALTLQKHTRGWLARQKKKKSKGEIPVGEVAPIYRQEPKEIDNPIKNQNKVSPVIVGENKKTYIQQNGVKVLPCKVQQKVEREKHLIDFSKNVHARNKEFYKFIKKTNISICLNNLKDFNTTGQKGLVHNAIKKLVNENYCKFDSENRMSSITAKTNNIQPVNKPKWVSPLRLTPPDINRLPEGFDFRQLLRPTQHAPTESLRKRLVQRSRPVAANAKG; from the exons ATGTCATACGTCGATGTGCTTCAAAGTT CGGATACCGAGATGGACTATTACAGGATGTGCCAGCGGTTTGGCTTGAACTCAGTACCTAGTCCAGATGGCCGGTTTACTATTGACGAGCTCATCGGCGAAGGAACCTACGGCGAAGTATTTCGAGCCAAAGACACGACCACCG gAGAGTTTGTtgccattaaaatattagaagatATTGCAGGCAACGAAGAAGAAATTGAAGATGAATACTTAGCATTGAGAGACCTCAGTTTGCACCCAAACATTCCTTCATTTCATGGAATCTATTTTGTTAAAGGCTCTAAACAACTTAATGACCAATTATGGTTTGTTATGGAA cTATGCCAAGGAGGATCGGTGACCGATTTGGTACATGGACTAAAATCTCAAGGGAAACAATTAACTGAAGATCaaattgcatatattttacatgaaactttacag GCTTTAGCGTTCTTACATCGTAATCACTGTATGCATCGTGATGTGAAAGGacataatattcttttgaCTGAAGATGGACAAGTTAAATTAGTCGACTTTGGAGTTTCTTCACATTTAGGAGCTACAATGGGACGACGAGATACATCAGTAGGAACACCTTATTGGATGGCACCAGAG GTGATCGCTTGCGAACAACAACGGGATTCGTCCTACGACAGTCGATGTGATGTATGGTCGTTGGGCATAACGGCCATAGAACTAGCTACTGGAGATCCTCCGCTCAGCGGATTGCATCCGATGAGGGCTTTATTTCAAATACCGCGGGAACCTCCGCCTGTCTTGCCGTTGTCGGCTCGACCGGATGCTCCCAAATTGACGCACTTTGTGTCTAGATGTCTGATCAAAGATTTCGAGCAACGGCCGACCACTGCTATACTCATACACGACCCATTCATCATTCACGGATCCAAATGCATCCACAGG GTACGTGAAGAACTCAGAGCTGAAATACGATATCAAAGAGAAGTCAGCGGTAGGGTGCAAAAGCATCCCGACGTGACCACTAAACATGGTAAACTGAAAAGTAAACGTAAAAACCCTCCCACTACCATTTACGTTGATGACTTAGCCGCGCTAGACAGTCTGTCAGAG GAAAGAATAGTCAATCAACTGAAAAAAAGATATCAGATGAATTTTATCTATACGTACATCGGAGACATTCTGTTGGCCATAAATCCGTTTACGCCGCTCCCCTTATACACATCAGCG GAGCAAAAGAAATACTGCAATCAAATGAGAGCAGCATATCCGCCGCATATATTCGCGATCGCCGATTCGGCGTATCAGTTTATGCTTCACGAAAAAGCTAATCAATCTATAGTGATCAGTGGCGAAAGTGGTGCCGGAAAAACTGAATCCGGTAACCTGTTGCTCAAACAACTCGTATACCTTGGCAAA GCACCCAACAGAAACCTAGAACAAAGAATACTCCAGATGAACCCTATAATGGAAGCATTTGGAAATGCAAGAACAGGAATCAATAACAATTCTTCAAGATTCGGAAAATTTTTAGAGTTGAGCATGACCAAAAGCGGCCAATTGACAGGAGCCAGAGTGTCAGTTTATCTACTAGAACAATCCAGAGTCATTCAACAAGCaaa TAGAGAAAGTAATTTCCATGCTTTTTACTACATTTACGATGGACTAGAACACGATAAACGTCTCAAAGAATTTCATTTGGATCGCGAATTACGACAAATGCATAGTTATCTTCCATCTGATCGTCAagataacaaaacaaaacaa aataatgtgGATAAGTTTGCTCAACTGAAAAATGCTTTTGAACAAGTTGGTTTCAAGGATGAAGAAGTAAATTCTATATACTGCATTTTAGCAGCTATTTTACACTTGGGTGATATAGAATTTGGAGAAATCATTACTGACAATAATACAGACAATAAGAGTACTGTTATTGATTTAACACCAATTCATAGAA CCTCCTGTTTGTTAGACATTGAAAGTTCAGACCTATTAGAATGTTTGAGTGTTAACAGTGTAGTAACAAGAGGTGAGATTATTCAAAGAAATAATTCTGTATCAGAAGCTGTAGCTACAAGAGATGCAATTGCTAGGGCTTTGTACAGTCGATTATTTGATTGGTTGGTTAATTCAATCAATAGCTTATTGTCTTTTTATAATACCAG agaAGAATACAATGTGATAGGAATACTTGATATTTtcggttttgaaaattttacgtATAATTCCTTTGAACaactttgtataaatattgctaACGAGcaacttcaatatttttttaaccagcATGTTTTTGCTTTGGAACAAgct gaatATGAATCAGAGGGTGTCCCTGTTCAACATGTTGGCTTTTGTGACAACAGACCTGTATTAGATATGCTTGTAAGTAGACCAATGGGCCTACTGGCATTACTTGACGAGGAAAGTCGTTTTCCTAGAGCAACAGATCGATCACTAGTCG aaaAATTCCATTGTAATatcaaatgtaattattatgtaagacCAAAATCAAATGCTTTGCAATTTGAAGTAAAGCATTTTGCTGGCAATGTCACTTATCAAGCATCAGGAATGCTTGAAAAGAATAGGCACCTTTTAGCTATAGAGGCTATTCAGGTCTTAAGAAAATCCAGTAACAAAACTGTTCGAGCATTATTCCAAAGTCCAGTTACTAAAACCGGCAATCTTTATTCTcaa GACTCATCTACAGGGTTAGTTGGACTCGCTTCACAATCTCGAGGACAACAAACTGCAGCAACATATTTTCGACATTCATTAGCTGAACTGTTACATCGTATGGGCTGTAACAATTCAGGTGTAAGTTTACCTAGATTTGTTCGTTGTATCAAACCAAATGATCAACGACAACCAAAACAGTTTGATCCTCTTAAAGTTGTTGCACAATTGCGCTGCAGTGGAGTCATGGAAACAATTAGAATAAGACGAAATGGATACTCGCATAGGCTactatttaaagattttataagCAG gtatgcaATTTTAGGATTCCGATTGTACGAGAAAGTCCCGCCAACTAGAGATAATTGTAGACATTTGTTAGTCAAGCTAAAATTAGATGGCTGGGCAATTGGAAAAACAAAAGTATTCTTAAAGTATTACCATATTGAACACTTAACTAAATTACATGAAAAACAA CTACGTCACATAGTATTTGTACAGAGTTGTGTTCGACGTTGGCTGGCAATGAAGCATTATAGGGAAGCTTTGTTAGCTAAACAAATGTCATGGGGAGCATTAACATTACAGAAGCATACTAGAGGATGGCTTGCAcgacaaaagaaaaaaaagtcaaaaggAGAAATACCTGTTGGTGAAGTAGCCCCAATATACAGGCAAGAACCTAAAGAAATTGATAAtccaattaaaaatcaaaataaagttAGCCCTGTAATTGTgggagaaaacaaaaaaacctaTATCCAA CAAAATGGTGTTAAGGTGTTGCCGTGTAAAGTACAACAAAAAGTTGAAAGAGAGAAGCATTTGATTGATTTCtcgaaaaat GTTCACGCTCGCAACAAAGAATTCTACAAGTTCattaagaaaacaaatatttctatttgttTGAACAATTTGAAAGACTTTAATACAACTGGTCAG AAGGGTTTGGTGCATAATGCCATTAAAAAGCttgttaatgaaaattattgtaaatttgattCTGAAAACag gatGAGCTCAATAActgcaaaaacaaataacatccAACCAGTAAATAAACCAAAATGGGTCTCTCCATTAAG ATTAACTCCTCCAGACATTAATAGACTGCCAGAAGGATTTGACTTCCGACAACTATTGAGGCCTACCCAACATGCACCCACCGAATCCTTACGTAAAAGACTGGTACAGAGATCTAGACCTGTAGCGGCCAACGCCAAAGGATAA
- the LOC113557170 gene encoding myosin-IIIb-like isoform X2, with translation MSYVDVLQSSDTEMDYYRMCQRFGLNSVPSPDGRFTIDELIGEGTYGEVFRAKDTTTGEFVAIKILEDIAGNEEEIEDEYLALRDLSLHPNIPSFHGIYFVKGSKQLNDQLWFVMELCQGGSVTDLVHGLKSQGKQLTEDQIAYILHETLQALAFLHRNHCMHRDVKGHNILLTEDGQVKLVDFGVSSHLGATMGRRDTSVGTPYWMAPEVIACEQQRDSSYDSRCDVWSLGITAIELATGDPPLSGLHPMRALFQIPREPPPVLPLSARPDAPKLTHFVSRCLIKDFEQRPTTAILIHDPFIIHGSKCIHRVREELRAEIRYQREVSGRVQKHPDVTTKHGKLKSKRKNPPTTIYVDDLAALDSLSEERIVNQLKKRYQMNFIYTYIGDILLAINPFTPLPLYTSAEQKKYCNQMRAAYPPHIFAIADSAYQFMLHEKANQSIVISGESGAGKTESGNLLLKQLVYLGKAPNRNLEQRILQMNPIMEAFGNARTGINNNSSRFGKFLELSMTKSGQLTGARVSVYLLEQSRVIQQAKESNFHAFYYIYDGLEHDKRLKEFHLDRELRQMHSYLPSDRQDNKTKQNNVDKFAQLKNAFEQVGFKDEEVNSIYCILAAILHLGDIEFGEIITDNNTDNKSTVIDLTPIHRTSCLLDIESSDLLECLSVNSVVTRGEIIQRNNSVSEAVATRDAIARALYSRLFDWLVNSINSLLSFYNTREEYNVIGILDIFGFENFTYNSFEQLCINIANEQLQYFFNQHVFALEQAEYESEGVPVQHVGFCDNRPVLDMLVSRPMGLLALLDEESRFPRATDRSLVEKFHCNIKCNYYVRPKSNALQFEVKHFAGNVTYQASGMLEKNRHLLAIEAIQVLRKSSNKTVRALFQSPVTKTGNLYSQDSSTGLVGLASQSRGQQTAATYFRHSLAELLHRMGCNNSGVSLPRFVRCIKPNDQRQPKQFDPLKVVAQLRCSGVMETIRIRRNGYSHRLLFKDFISRYAILGFRLYEKVPPTRDNCRHLLVKLKLDGWAIGKTKVFLKYYHIEHLTKLHEKQLRHIVFVQSCVRRWLAMKHYREALLAKQMSWGALTLQKHTRGWLARQKKKKSKGEIPVGEVAPIYRQEPKEIDNPIKNQNKVSPVIVGENKKTYIQQNGVKVLPCKVQQKVEREKHLIDFSKNVHARNKEFYKFIKKTNISICLNNLKDFNTTGQKGLVHNAIKKLVNENYCKFDSENRMSSITAKTNNIQPVNKPKWVSPLRLTPPDINRLPEGFDFRQLLRPTQHAPTESLRKRLVQRSRPVAANAKG, from the exons ATGTCATACGTCGATGTGCTTCAAAGTT CGGATACCGAGATGGACTATTACAGGATGTGCCAGCGGTTTGGCTTGAACTCAGTACCTAGTCCAGATGGCCGGTTTACTATTGACGAGCTCATCGGCGAAGGAACCTACGGCGAAGTATTTCGAGCCAAAGACACGACCACCG gAGAGTTTGTtgccattaaaatattagaagatATTGCAGGCAACGAAGAAGAAATTGAAGATGAATACTTAGCATTGAGAGACCTCAGTTTGCACCCAAACATTCCTTCATTTCATGGAATCTATTTTGTTAAAGGCTCTAAACAACTTAATGACCAATTATGGTTTGTTATGGAA cTATGCCAAGGAGGATCGGTGACCGATTTGGTACATGGACTAAAATCTCAAGGGAAACAATTAACTGAAGATCaaattgcatatattttacatgaaactttacag GCTTTAGCGTTCTTACATCGTAATCACTGTATGCATCGTGATGTGAAAGGacataatattcttttgaCTGAAGATGGACAAGTTAAATTAGTCGACTTTGGAGTTTCTTCACATTTAGGAGCTACAATGGGACGACGAGATACATCAGTAGGAACACCTTATTGGATGGCACCAGAG GTGATCGCTTGCGAACAACAACGGGATTCGTCCTACGACAGTCGATGTGATGTATGGTCGTTGGGCATAACGGCCATAGAACTAGCTACTGGAGATCCTCCGCTCAGCGGATTGCATCCGATGAGGGCTTTATTTCAAATACCGCGGGAACCTCCGCCTGTCTTGCCGTTGTCGGCTCGACCGGATGCTCCCAAATTGACGCACTTTGTGTCTAGATGTCTGATCAAAGATTTCGAGCAACGGCCGACCACTGCTATACTCATACACGACCCATTCATCATTCACGGATCCAAATGCATCCACAGG GTACGTGAAGAACTCAGAGCTGAAATACGATATCAAAGAGAAGTCAGCGGTAGGGTGCAAAAGCATCCCGACGTGACCACTAAACATGGTAAACTGAAAAGTAAACGTAAAAACCCTCCCACTACCATTTACGTTGATGACTTAGCCGCGCTAGACAGTCTGTCAGAG GAAAGAATAGTCAATCAACTGAAAAAAAGATATCAGATGAATTTTATCTATACGTACATCGGAGACATTCTGTTGGCCATAAATCCGTTTACGCCGCTCCCCTTATACACATCAGCG GAGCAAAAGAAATACTGCAATCAAATGAGAGCAGCATATCCGCCGCATATATTCGCGATCGCCGATTCGGCGTATCAGTTTATGCTTCACGAAAAAGCTAATCAATCTATAGTGATCAGTGGCGAAAGTGGTGCCGGAAAAACTGAATCCGGTAACCTGTTGCTCAAACAACTCGTATACCTTGGCAAA GCACCCAACAGAAACCTAGAACAAAGAATACTCCAGATGAACCCTATAATGGAAGCATTTGGAAATGCAAGAACAGGAATCAATAACAATTCTTCAAGATTCGGAAAATTTTTAGAGTTGAGCATGACCAAAAGCGGCCAATTGACAGGAGCCAGAGTGTCAGTTTATCTACTAGAACAATCCAGAGTCATTCAACAAGCaaa AGAAAGTAATTTCCATGCTTTTTACTACATTTACGATGGACTAGAACACGATAAACGTCTCAAAGAATTTCATTTGGATCGCGAATTACGACAAATGCATAGTTATCTTCCATCTGATCGTCAagataacaaaacaaaacaa aataatgtgGATAAGTTTGCTCAACTGAAAAATGCTTTTGAACAAGTTGGTTTCAAGGATGAAGAAGTAAATTCTATATACTGCATTTTAGCAGCTATTTTACACTTGGGTGATATAGAATTTGGAGAAATCATTACTGACAATAATACAGACAATAAGAGTACTGTTATTGATTTAACACCAATTCATAGAA CCTCCTGTTTGTTAGACATTGAAAGTTCAGACCTATTAGAATGTTTGAGTGTTAACAGTGTAGTAACAAGAGGTGAGATTATTCAAAGAAATAATTCTGTATCAGAAGCTGTAGCTACAAGAGATGCAATTGCTAGGGCTTTGTACAGTCGATTATTTGATTGGTTGGTTAATTCAATCAATAGCTTATTGTCTTTTTATAATACCAG agaAGAATACAATGTGATAGGAATACTTGATATTTtcggttttgaaaattttacgtATAATTCCTTTGAACaactttgtataaatattgctaACGAGcaacttcaatatttttttaaccagcATGTTTTTGCTTTGGAACAAgct gaatATGAATCAGAGGGTGTCCCTGTTCAACATGTTGGCTTTTGTGACAACAGACCTGTATTAGATATGCTTGTAAGTAGACCAATGGGCCTACTGGCATTACTTGACGAGGAAAGTCGTTTTCCTAGAGCAACAGATCGATCACTAGTCG aaaAATTCCATTGTAATatcaaatgtaattattatgtaagacCAAAATCAAATGCTTTGCAATTTGAAGTAAAGCATTTTGCTGGCAATGTCACTTATCAAGCATCAGGAATGCTTGAAAAGAATAGGCACCTTTTAGCTATAGAGGCTATTCAGGTCTTAAGAAAATCCAGTAACAAAACTGTTCGAGCATTATTCCAAAGTCCAGTTACTAAAACCGGCAATCTTTATTCTcaa GACTCATCTACAGGGTTAGTTGGACTCGCTTCACAATCTCGAGGACAACAAACTGCAGCAACATATTTTCGACATTCATTAGCTGAACTGTTACATCGTATGGGCTGTAACAATTCAGGTGTAAGTTTACCTAGATTTGTTCGTTGTATCAAACCAAATGATCAACGACAACCAAAACAGTTTGATCCTCTTAAAGTTGTTGCACAATTGCGCTGCAGTGGAGTCATGGAAACAATTAGAATAAGACGAAATGGATACTCGCATAGGCTactatttaaagattttataagCAG gtatgcaATTTTAGGATTCCGATTGTACGAGAAAGTCCCGCCAACTAGAGATAATTGTAGACATTTGTTAGTCAAGCTAAAATTAGATGGCTGGGCAATTGGAAAAACAAAAGTATTCTTAAAGTATTACCATATTGAACACTTAACTAAATTACATGAAAAACAA CTACGTCACATAGTATTTGTACAGAGTTGTGTTCGACGTTGGCTGGCAATGAAGCATTATAGGGAAGCTTTGTTAGCTAAACAAATGTCATGGGGAGCATTAACATTACAGAAGCATACTAGAGGATGGCTTGCAcgacaaaagaaaaaaaagtcaaaaggAGAAATACCTGTTGGTGAAGTAGCCCCAATATACAGGCAAGAACCTAAAGAAATTGATAAtccaattaaaaatcaaaataaagttAGCCCTGTAATTGTgggagaaaacaaaaaaacctaTATCCAA CAAAATGGTGTTAAGGTGTTGCCGTGTAAAGTACAACAAAAAGTTGAAAGAGAGAAGCATTTGATTGATTTCtcgaaaaat GTTCACGCTCGCAACAAAGAATTCTACAAGTTCattaagaaaacaaatatttctatttgttTGAACAATTTGAAAGACTTTAATACAACTGGTCAG AAGGGTTTGGTGCATAATGCCATTAAAAAGCttgttaatgaaaattattgtaaatttgattCTGAAAACag gatGAGCTCAATAActgcaaaaacaaataacatccAACCAGTAAATAAACCAAAATGGGTCTCTCCATTAAG ATTAACTCCTCCAGACATTAATAGACTGCCAGAAGGATTTGACTTCCGACAACTATTGAGGCCTACCCAACATGCACCCACCGAATCCTTACGTAAAAGACTGGTACAGAGATCTAGACCTGTAGCGGCCAACGCCAAAGGATAA